A single genomic interval of Nonomuraea rubra harbors:
- a CDS encoding CynX/NimT family MFS transporter, translated as MSVLAQESRGRTTPLAWLLVLGIVLAALNLRTGVTSVGPLLDQLAAGLGMSSVGTGLLTTLPVLAFASVGAITPTLARRVGEHRLLLLALVTLGVGLLVRSLVGSAPVFLLSSAVALSGGAVGNVLIPTLIKRHFPARTGLMTTVYTTALAAGTMLAAAATVPIERASGDWHIALGVWAALAAVAAIPWLALLRSEPERDTGGRDLGIRSMVKSRLAWMIAVYFGTQSMIAYIMFGWLATILTDGGYTTSEAGLILGVFTALNIPVSIAVPMIASRFRDQRPTVVGLVVFYVIGFLGLWFAPASTAMVWVVFVAVGMGSFPLALMMLALRTRTPETTAALSAFGQSAGYLISGAGPLLVGVLREATGGWAVPYTLIFVVIAVQLLTGLYAGRDRYLEDERMAG; from the coding sequence ATGAGCGTGCTCGCCCAAGAGTCCCGAGGCAGAACCACCCCGCTGGCCTGGCTCCTCGTGCTGGGAATCGTCCTCGCCGCACTGAACCTGCGCACCGGCGTCACCAGCGTCGGCCCCCTGCTCGACCAGCTCGCCGCCGGCCTCGGCATGTCGAGTGTCGGCACCGGGCTGCTGACCACCCTGCCCGTGCTGGCCTTCGCCAGCGTGGGCGCCATCACCCCGACGCTGGCCAGGCGCGTCGGCGAGCACCGGCTGCTGCTGCTCGCCCTCGTCACGCTCGGCGTCGGGCTGCTGGTCAGGTCGCTGGTGGGCTCCGCGCCGGTGTTCCTGCTGAGCAGCGCGGTCGCGCTGTCCGGCGGCGCCGTCGGCAACGTGCTGATCCCGACGCTGATCAAGCGTCACTTCCCGGCCCGGACCGGGCTCATGACCACCGTCTACACCACGGCCCTGGCCGCCGGCACCATGCTGGCCGCCGCCGCGACCGTGCCGATCGAGCGTGCCTCGGGGGACTGGCACATCGCGCTCGGCGTGTGGGCGGCCCTGGCCGCTGTCGCCGCCATTCCGTGGCTTGCGCTGCTGCGCAGTGAGCCGGAGCGGGACACCGGCGGCCGGGACCTGGGCATCCGCAGCATGGTCAAGAGCAGGCTGGCCTGGATGATCGCGGTCTACTTCGGCACCCAGTCGATGATCGCCTACATCATGTTCGGCTGGCTCGCCACCATCCTCACCGACGGCGGCTACACCACTTCCGAGGCCGGGCTGATCCTCGGCGTGTTCACCGCGCTGAACATCCCCGTCTCGATCGCCGTGCCGATGATCGCCTCCCGCTTCCGCGACCAGCGTCCGACCGTGGTCGGGCTCGTCGTGTTCTACGTGATCGGCTTCCTCGGGCTGTGGTTCGCGCCCGCCTCCACGGCCATGGTCTGGGTCGTGTTCGTCGCCGTGGGCATGGGGTCGTTCCCGCTGGCGCTGATGATGCTGGCGCTGCGCACCCGTACGCCGGAGACCACGGCCGCCCTGTCGGCCTTCGGGCAGAGCGCCGGCTACCTCATCTCGGGCGCGGGCCCGCTGCTGGTGGGCGTGCTGCGGGAGGCTACCGGGGGGTGGGCGGTGCCGTACACGCTGATCTTCGTGGTGATCGCCGTCCAGCTCCTGACCGGCCTGTACGCCGGACGCGACCGCTACCTGGAGGACGAGAGAATGGCCGGGTGA
- a CDS encoding metal-dependent hydrolase, whose product MNSTLVTFPGGLTSGRSTIVEAVPAGERHGLVVSETPFHPLDHTWPDQPADRGTIGGLPVVDCLTGARSETGEIFLGPDIPARRGAEGWDWLVVHVTETPLPVGTEVGLDVDAGFRAALCAGHTGCHLAALALNAALADRWRKEARPDSLGRPDFDQAAITSSRITPHGSVDVYRLGKSLRKKGFSAEDLDPGKLARQVNDQLAAWVAADAPVRVEVPGPELTARRTWHCSLPEGEASIPCGGTHVSRTGELAGLVVELSLDDATLTMRTGRAG is encoded by the coding sequence GTGAACTCCACCCTCGTCACCTTCCCCGGCGGCCTGACCAGTGGCCGCTCCACGATCGTCGAGGCCGTGCCGGCGGGGGAGCGGCACGGCCTCGTCGTCTCCGAGACGCCGTTCCACCCCCTCGACCACACCTGGCCCGACCAGCCCGCCGACCGGGGCACGATCGGCGGCCTGCCGGTCGTCGACTGCCTGACGGGGGCGCGGTCGGAGACCGGCGAGATCTTCCTCGGCCCGGACATCCCGGCCCGGCGCGGCGCCGAGGGCTGGGACTGGCTGGTCGTCCACGTCACCGAGACGCCGCTGCCCGTGGGCACGGAGGTCGGCCTGGACGTGGACGCGGGCTTCCGCGCCGCGCTCTGCGCCGGTCACACCGGCTGCCACCTGGCCGCGCTCGCGCTCAACGCCGCCCTGGCCGACCGGTGGCGCAAGGAGGCGCGGCCCGACTCGCTCGGCCGCCCCGACTTCGACCAGGCGGCCATCACCTCCTCCCGCATCACCCCGCACGGCAGCGTGGACGTCTACCGCCTGGGCAAGTCGCTGCGCAAGAAGGGCTTCTCCGCCGAGGACCTCGACCCCGGGAAGCTCGCCCGGCAGGTGAACGACCAGCTCGCGGCGTGGGTGGCGGCCGACGCTCCGGTCCGGGTGGAGGTGCCGGGCCCCGAGCTGACGGCCCGCCGCACCTGGCACTGCTCGCTGCCGGAGGGAGAGGCGTCCATCCCGTGCGGCGGCACCCACGTGAGCCGCACGGGGGAGCTGGCCGGGCTCGTCGTCGAGCTGTCGCTCGACGACGCCACGCTGACCATGCGCACCGGCCGCGCCGGCTGA
- the sigJ gene encoding RNA polymerase sigma factor SigJ: MSTFEDHRGVLVAVAYRILGSVADAEDVVQEAWLRWSRVDESDVEDPKAFLITVTSRLAIDRLRWAKSRRESYVGPWLPEPISTAPDVAEHAELADSVEMAMLVVLETLSPLERAVFVLREAFDLPFSEIAEIIGRAEPATRQLARRARDHVRDKRPRFDVDRDERRRITERFMGASAGGDLDALIEMFSDQVSIISDGGGKARAALRVITGAENVGRYLTSINTPANIAKFMASIGRAELADLSFAVETLNNAPAIVISAGGQVISVISLLVSEGKIETIYVLANPEKIGHLQPS, from the coding sequence ATGTCGACATTTGAGGATCACCGGGGCGTGCTGGTCGCGGTCGCCTACCGGATCCTGGGCAGCGTGGCCGACGCCGAGGACGTTGTGCAGGAGGCGTGGCTGCGCTGGTCCAGGGTGGACGAGTCGGACGTGGAGGACCCCAAGGCGTTCCTGATCACGGTGACCTCGCGGCTGGCCATCGACCGGCTGCGGTGGGCGAAGTCGCGGCGCGAGTCGTACGTGGGTCCGTGGCTGCCCGAGCCGATCAGCACCGCGCCCGACGTGGCCGAGCACGCCGAGCTGGCCGACTCCGTGGAGATGGCGATGCTGGTCGTGCTGGAGACGTTGTCGCCGCTCGAGCGGGCGGTGTTCGTGTTGCGGGAGGCGTTCGACCTGCCGTTCTCGGAGATCGCGGAGATCATCGGGCGGGCGGAGCCGGCCACCAGGCAGCTCGCCCGGCGGGCCAGGGACCACGTGCGGGACAAGCGGCCCCGCTTCGACGTGGACCGGGACGAGCGCCGGCGGATCACCGAGCGGTTCATGGGCGCCTCCGCCGGCGGCGACCTGGACGCGCTGATCGAGATGTTCTCCGACCAGGTGTCGATCATCAGCGACGGCGGCGGCAAGGCCAGGGCGGCGCTGCGGGTCATCACCGGCGCCGAGAACGTGGGCCGCTACCTGACGTCGATCAACACCCCGGCGAACATCGCCAAGTTCATGGCCTCGATCGGCAGGGCGGAGCTCGCGGACCTGTCCTTCGCGGTGGAGACGCTGAACAACGCGCCCGCCATCGTCATCTCGGCGGGCGGCCAGGTGATCAGCGTCATCTCGCTGCTGGTCAGCGAGGGCAAGATCGAGACGATCTACGTGCTGGCCAACCCGGAGAAGATCGGCCACCTCCAGCCCTCCTGA
- a CDS encoding GNAT family N-acetyltransferase, whose protein sequence is MMIIAEETSFDEAEIFELYDSVGWTVWTRDIAKVCRALANSHLVLTARDGDGRLLGLARTVSDDEVICYVQELLVGREFQGRGVGRRLLEHLKERYAHCRYFVLTTDHESTPDGPANHAFYRRLGLIEHHEQGLSAFGLPVKSR, encoded by the coding sequence ATGATGATCATCGCTGAGGAGACCTCGTTCGACGAGGCCGAGATCTTCGAGCTCTACGACTCCGTCGGCTGGACCGTGTGGACCCGTGACATCGCCAAGGTGTGCAGGGCACTGGCCAACTCGCACCTCGTGCTCACCGCCAGGGACGGCGACGGGCGGCTGCTCGGGCTGGCCAGGACGGTGTCCGACGACGAGGTGATCTGCTATGTGCAGGAGTTGCTGGTCGGCAGGGAGTTCCAGGGGCGGGGCGTCGGGCGGCGGCTGCTGGAGCACCTCAAGGAGCGGTACGCGCACTGCCGCTACTTCGTGCTGACCACCGATCACGAGTCCACACCCGACGGGCCCGCCAACCACGCCTTCTACCGGCGCCTCGGCCTGATCGAGCATCACGAGCAGGGGCTGTCGGCGTTCGGGCTGCCGGTGAAGAGCCGCTAA
- a CDS encoding nucleoside-triphosphatase — protein MSRPRILLTAPPRTGKTTVVRRLADLLRAAHVPICGFLTDEVRERGRRAGFTVADFAGHQAVMAHLSWVTGPRVGRYGVNVPAFERIALPAMQQALTTRGAVVLIDEIGPMELLSPAFMPRCVALFEAGVPIVATVHQRTHASLKAQIDAGLITVTPQNRDELPESLSRLFTG, from the coding sequence GTGTCCAGGCCGCGCATCCTGCTCACCGCCCCGCCCCGCACGGGCAAGACCACCGTCGTCCGCCGCCTCGCCGACCTGCTGCGGGCGGCGCACGTGCCGATCTGCGGTTTCCTCACCGACGAGGTACGCGAGCGCGGCCGCCGGGCCGGCTTCACCGTGGCGGACTTCGCCGGCCACCAGGCCGTGATGGCCCACCTGTCGTGGGTCACCGGCCCCCGCGTCGGCAGGTACGGCGTGAACGTGCCCGCGTTCGAGCGCATCGCGCTACCGGCGATGCAGCAGGCGCTCACCACGCGCGGCGCCGTGGTGCTCATCGACGAGATCGGCCCCATGGAGCTGCTGTCGCCCGCGTTCATGCCGCGCTGCGTGGCGTTGTTCGAAGCCGGCGTGCCGATCGTGGCCACCGTCCACCAGCGCACCCACGCCTCGCTGAAGGCGCAGATCGACGCCGGCCTGATCACCGTGACACCGCAGAACCGCGACGAGCTCCCCGAGAGTCTCAGCCGCCTGTTCACCGGTTAG
- a CDS encoding helix-turn-helix transcriptional regulator yields MRADRLVAALLLMQARGRVTAAELAEKLEVSVATARRDLEALSAAGIPVYPQPGRGGGWSLLGGARTDLTGLTAHEAQALFLLAGPAAPDAPELRSALRKLLRALPQTFREEAEAAAGAVVVDPARWGEPEKERPELVRVLQRATVRRRRVRLGYAGRRDGEHTERLVEPWGLVDKDDVWYLLAGTERGQRTFRVDRIVAAEVTEEEFERPDGFELSRAWAGVVEEMERRRSTVTATVLISARLLPILRDHFGRHFESLGETGDGRVRARVAAPMALTIAEQLAGWGARVEVEEPGEVRAELARIGAELVERYR; encoded by the coding sequence ATGCGAGCTGACCGACTGGTGGCGGCGCTGCTGCTCATGCAGGCGCGCGGCCGGGTGACCGCCGCCGAGCTGGCCGAGAAGCTGGAGGTGTCGGTGGCCACCGCTCGGCGGGACCTGGAAGCGCTGTCCGCCGCGGGCATCCCCGTCTACCCGCAGCCGGGGCGCGGTGGTGGCTGGTCGTTGCTGGGCGGCGCTCGTACCGATCTGACCGGGCTCACCGCGCACGAGGCCCAGGCGCTGTTCCTGCTCGCCGGGCCGGCCGCGCCCGACGCGCCCGAGCTCAGGTCCGCGCTGCGCAAGCTGCTGCGGGCGCTGCCGCAGACGTTCAGGGAGGAGGCCGAGGCCGCGGCCGGCGCGGTGGTCGTCGATCCCGCCCGCTGGGGCGAGCCGGAGAAGGAACGGCCCGAGCTGGTCCGCGTCCTGCAACGCGCCACCGTGCGCCGGCGCAGGGTCAGGCTCGGGTACGCGGGCCGCCGCGACGGCGAGCACACCGAGCGGCTGGTCGAGCCCTGGGGGCTGGTGGACAAGGACGACGTCTGGTACCTGCTGGCGGGGACCGAGCGCGGGCAGCGCACGTTCCGGGTCGACCGGATCGTCGCGGCCGAGGTGACGGAGGAGGAGTTCGAGCGGCCGGACGGCTTCGAGCTGTCGCGGGCCTGGGCCGGGGTGGTCGAGGAGATGGAGCGGCGGCGCTCCACCGTCACCGCGACCGTGCTGATCTCCGCCCGGCTCCTGCCCATCCTGCGCGACCACTTCGGGCGACACTTCGAGAGCCTGGGGGAGACGGGGGACGGGCGGGTGCGGGCCCGGGTGGCCGCGCCGATGGCGCTGACGATCGCCGAGCAGCTCGCCGGGTGGGGCGCGCGGGTGGAGGTCGAGGAGCCCGGCGAGGTCCGCGCCGAGCTGGCCAGGATCGGCGCCGAACTCGTCGAGCGCTACCGCTAG
- a CDS encoding pyridoxal-dependent decarboxylase — protein sequence MSPEEFRRHGKQVIDWIADYLAGIESHPVMSQVKPGEIRRALPASPPEHGEPFENVLSDLGQVLLPGITHWQHPGFFAYFPSNASGPAILGDLLSSGLGVQGMLWVTSPACTELETVVVDWLAELIGLPERFRTDAAGGGVIQDSASSACLVALLAALHRASGGRVAAEGIDRRYTLYVSSQTHSSLEKAARIAGLGAAGVRVVDVDPRTLAMDPAHLRELLAEDEAAGAVPAMVCATVGTTSTTAVDPVPAIGEVCRERGVWLHVDAAYAGVAAICPEFRWLNDGVAEYADSYATNPHKWLLTNFDCGVLWTADRGPLLGALSILPEYLRNTATSTGSVVDYRDWQVPLGRRFRALKLWSVIRWYGAEGLRAHLRKCVELAAELAGWIAADPGFELHEQHPLGLVCFRPLWPGLDDAAQADRATLRLMELLNASGSMYLTHTRLAGRVVLRLAVGAAATERRHVEQAWEQIRWEHAALSTTMP from the coding sequence ATGAGCCCTGAGGAGTTCCGCCGCCACGGCAAGCAGGTCATCGACTGGATCGCGGACTACCTCGCCGGCATCGAGTCCCACCCCGTGATGTCCCAGGTCAAGCCGGGTGAGATCCGGCGTGCCCTGCCGGCGTCGCCGCCCGAGCACGGAGAGCCGTTCGAGAACGTGCTGTCGGATCTCGGGCAGGTGCTGCTGCCCGGCATCACGCACTGGCAGCACCCTGGCTTCTTCGCCTACTTCCCCTCCAACGCCAGCGGCCCCGCCATCCTGGGCGACCTGCTGTCCAGCGGGCTGGGCGTGCAGGGCATGTTGTGGGTGACCAGCCCGGCGTGCACGGAGCTGGAGACGGTGGTGGTCGACTGGCTGGCCGAGCTGATCGGGCTGCCGGAACGGTTCCGCACCGACGCGGCGGGCGGCGGCGTCATCCAGGACTCGGCGTCGAGCGCCTGCCTGGTCGCGCTGCTGGCGGCGCTGCACCGGGCGAGCGGCGGGCGGGTCGCGGCCGAGGGCATCGACCGGCGGTACACACTGTACGTGAGTTCCCAGACGCACTCCTCGCTGGAGAAGGCCGCGCGGATCGCCGGCCTGGGCGCGGCGGGCGTGCGGGTGGTGGACGTGGACCCGCGCACGCTGGCCATGGACCCCGCCCACCTGCGCGAGCTGCTGGCCGAGGACGAGGCGGCGGGCGCCGTACCCGCGATGGTGTGCGCCACCGTCGGCACGACCTCCACCACCGCCGTCGATCCGGTGCCCGCCATCGGCGAGGTGTGCCGGGAGCGCGGGGTCTGGCTGCACGTGGACGCCGCCTACGCCGGGGTCGCGGCGATCTGTCCCGAGTTCCGGTGGCTGAACGACGGCGTGGCCGAGTACGCGGACTCGTACGCGACGAACCCGCACAAATGGCTGCTGACCAACTTCGACTGCGGCGTGCTCTGGACGGCCGACCGCGGCCCGCTCCTCGGCGCGCTGTCGATCCTGCCCGAGTACCTCAGGAACACCGCCACCTCGACCGGCTCCGTCGTGGACTACCGGGACTGGCAGGTGCCGCTGGGCCGCCGGTTCAGGGCGCTGAAGCTGTGGTCGGTGATCCGCTGGTACGGGGCCGAGGGGCTGCGGGCGCACCTGCGCAAGTGCGTCGAGCTGGCGGCCGAGCTGGCCGGATGGATCGCCGCGGACCCGGGCTTCGAGCTGCACGAGCAGCATCCGCTCGGGCTGGTGTGCTTCCGCCCCCTGTGGCCCGGCCTGGACGACGCGGCGCAGGCGGACCGGGCCACGCTGAGGCTGATGGAGCTGCTCAACGCGAGCGGGTCGATGTACCTGACGCACACGAGGCTCGCCGGCCGGGTGGTGCTGCGGCTGGCCGTCGGGGCCGCGGCGACGGAGCGGCGGCACGTGGAGCAGGCGTGGGAGCAGATCCGCTGGGAACACGCGGCCCTGTCCACGACCATGCCGTGA